A single region of the Rhodococcus sp. W8901 genome encodes:
- a CDS encoding serine hydrolase domain-containing protein, whose product MGQRDSELNAVLRDVTAAGGAGQVPGVVAMLTDRNGTVFEGAAGLRSVGDTQQPMTLDTVFAMFSTTKAITGTAVLQCVEEGLVDLDAPAARYLPEIGKLQVIDGFDASGAPVLRAPRREITTRMLLLHTAGLGYSFFDETYHRLAVEHGQPSIITGTRASLETPLLFEPGERWQYGSNIDWAGLVVEAVRGERLGDVMAERIFAPLGMTDTAFTLDPTMNSRRATIHQRRPDGTLEPLDLVLPQDPEVHMGGHGLYSTAGDYTKFLRMWLGDGAGEHGRVLAPDTVRQAVLNGLDGQQVTMLPGVEPELSHDAEFFPGRRKSWAYTFMVNDEDAPTGRPAGSLGWAGLANLYYWIDRRSGIAGFWATQILPFVDPASIGGYLDFETITYRSLDRK is encoded by the coding sequence ATGGGCCAACGTGATTCGGAACTGAACGCCGTCCTGCGTGACGTGACGGCGGCCGGCGGTGCCGGGCAGGTGCCCGGTGTGGTCGCGATGCTGACGGACCGGAACGGCACCGTGTTCGAGGGTGCGGCCGGGCTCCGATCGGTCGGTGACACACAGCAGCCGATGACCCTCGACACGGTCTTCGCGATGTTCTCGACGACGAAGGCGATCACCGGCACCGCCGTGCTGCAGTGCGTGGAGGAGGGGCTCGTCGACCTGGATGCGCCGGCAGCACGTTACCTCCCGGAGATCGGAAAGCTCCAGGTGATCGACGGGTTCGATGCGTCGGGGGCCCCGGTGCTGCGGGCGCCCCGGCGTGAGATCACCACGCGCATGCTGTTGCTGCACACCGCGGGACTCGGATACTCCTTCTTCGACGAGACCTACCACCGCCTGGCGGTCGAGCACGGTCAGCCCAGCATCATCACCGGGACCCGGGCGTCGTTGGAGACGCCGCTGCTGTTCGAGCCCGGTGAACGCTGGCAGTACGGTTCGAACATCGACTGGGCCGGCCTCGTGGTCGAGGCTGTCAGAGGTGAGCGGTTGGGTGACGTGATGGCCGAACGCATCTTCGCCCCGCTGGGGATGACGGACACCGCGTTCACACTCGACCCGACGATGAACTCGCGTCGCGCCACGATCCACCAACGCCGGCCCGACGGGACCCTGGAACCGCTGGATCTGGTGCTGCCGCAGGATCCCGAGGTGCACATGGGTGGGCACGGGCTCTACTCGACGGCCGGTGACTACACGAAGTTCCTCCGCATGTGGCTCGGTGACGGGGCGGGCGAGCACGGGCGTGTCCTCGCTCCGGACACTGTGCGGCAGGCCGTGCTGAACGGGTTGGACGGTCAGCAGGTGACGATGCTGCCCGGCGTCGAGCCCGAACTCTCGCACGACGCGGAGTTCTTCCCCGGCCGGCGCAAGTCGTGGGCGTACACGTTCATGGTCAACGACGAGGACGCGCCGACGGGCCGGCCGGCCGGGTCTCTCGGCTGGGCCGGGCTCGCGAACCTCTACTACTGGATCGACCGACGCAGCGGTATCGCCGGATTCTGGGCGACGCAGATCCTGCCGTTCGTCGACCCGGCGTCGATAGGGGGCTATCTCGACTTCGAGACCATCACCTATCGCAGCCTCGACCGGAAATAG
- a CDS encoding AraC family transcriptional regulator gives MSSTFDPRTRDERAAGLVTDWDEIKQWSDAVYMPYEVRPVGRALAPASSMFSAEIGEMTLTRFSYGIPVTIGEFAPEAGNILVLTTLAGWTRHEITAKSSVDLTTGETFVADCSRVDYRFDADAAHLQLNLTIPHRMLADLALSWWGWMPDDRLWRHKCVIGGPGGPWLGLMEYVTRTLSSARNLVDHERVRLNLQELIAAQLLAEWAADAGIDPVSTSGVRAPGYVRRAVRYIEDNAQDLPTVSEVAGSVGVSVRALSGAFREYLGITPRDCLREQRLQGVRRELSSSTSTVAAAAGAWGYVNMGVFAAAYRRRFGENPSDTLSRAQG, from the coding sequence GTGTCATCGACATTCGATCCCCGGACCCGCGATGAGCGGGCGGCGGGACTGGTCACCGACTGGGACGAGATCAAGCAGTGGTCGGACGCGGTCTACATGCCGTACGAGGTGCGACCGGTCGGCCGCGCGCTCGCCCCTGCGTCCAGCATGTTCTCGGCGGAGATCGGTGAGATGACGTTGACCCGGTTCAGCTACGGAATCCCGGTGACGATCGGCGAGTTCGCCCCGGAGGCGGGCAACATCCTGGTGCTCACCACACTCGCCGGGTGGACGCGGCACGAGATCACTGCGAAGTCGAGTGTCGATCTGACGACCGGGGAGACCTTCGTCGCCGACTGCAGTCGGGTCGACTACCGGTTCGACGCGGACGCCGCGCACCTGCAACTGAACCTCACGATTCCGCACCGAATGCTCGCCGATCTGGCACTGAGCTGGTGGGGGTGGATGCCCGACGACCGATTGTGGCGGCACAAGTGCGTCATCGGTGGGCCGGGCGGCCCGTGGCTCGGGTTGATGGAGTACGTCACTCGCACCCTGTCGAGTGCACGGAACCTGGTCGATCACGAACGTGTCCGGCTGAACCTGCAGGAACTGATCGCCGCGCAGCTGCTCGCCGAGTGGGCCGCCGACGCCGGCATCGATCCGGTGTCGACCAGCGGTGTGCGTGCCCCGGGCTATGTCCGGCGCGCCGTGCGCTACATCGAGGACAATGCGCAGGACCTACCGACCGTGTCGGAGGTTGCGGGGTCGGTCGGTGTCAGCGTGCGTGCCCTGTCCGGCGCGTTCCGTGAGTACCTCGGGATCACGCCGCGAGACTGTCTGCGGGAGCAGCGGTTGCAGGGGGTGCGGCGAGAACTGTCGTCGTCGACATCCACGGTCGCTGCCGCCGCCGGTGCGTGGGGGTACGTGAACATGGGTGTGTTCGCAGCCGCCTACCGGCGGCGATTCGGCGAGAATCCGTCGGACACCCTGAGTCGCGCGCAGGGGTGA
- a CDS encoding GDSL-type esterase/lipase family protein produces the protein MNDVRVCFVGDSFVAGVGDSEYLGWAGRLAAGTARAGLTAYNLGVRRQTSSEIRDRWLGECTPRLPSGCEGRVVFSFGVNDTTVENGSVRVDPARSVENLAAVLKECGSVGWRALVVGPPPIADVGQNERTARLDRSFADVCLGAGVPYVAVFAELSGNAVWAEEVRNGDGAHPDSGGYRELAELTRPAWDTWIADS, from the coding sequence ATGAATGATGTGCGGGTGTGTTTCGTCGGCGACTCCTTCGTTGCGGGGGTCGGTGATTCCGAGTACCTGGGGTGGGCGGGCCGACTCGCGGCGGGAACGGCGCGGGCGGGTCTGACGGCCTACAACCTCGGGGTGCGCCGGCAGACGTCGAGCGAGATCCGCGACCGCTGGCTGGGGGAGTGCACGCCCCGACTGCCGTCCGGTTGCGAAGGGCGCGTGGTGTTCTCGTTCGGCGTCAACGACACGACCGTCGAGAACGGATCGGTGCGGGTCGACCCTGCCCGGTCCGTGGAGAATCTGGCCGCGGTACTGAAGGAATGCGGCAGCGTCGGGTGGCGGGCGCTGGTCGTCGGACCGCCGCCGATCGCGGACGTCGGGCAGAACGAGCGGACGGCACGATTGGACCGATCCTTCGCCGACGTGTGCCTCGGTGCCGGGGTGCCGTACGTCGCGGTGTTCGCGGAGTTGTCGGGCAACGCGGTCTGGGCGGAGGAGGTACGCAACGGCGACGGCGCACACCCGGACAGCGGTGGGTACCGGGAGCTCGCAGAACTGACCCGGCCTGCCTGGGACACGTGGATCGCCGATTCCTGA
- a CDS encoding DUF4261 domain-containing protein has product MPALAMLFRDRLDADVTAEALTAQMRLDWPDVELSGLAVDRDESADRDGPVCLDLDGRMIALLTVPSPVGDDVADIAGHSRLWPKEVPAPTDYTAHTIVTVLRPGSADEDAIADAVLLSRVVASLVALSGTIRAVYFGSANHIILPALFRDLVKDVLPEPPLLAWVAINVGRRPDGVMTGHTRGLDMLDLPDIEIPDTPESAGDTFDRLTGITSYLLEEGPVINDGDTIGSTEVAEIVVDHAPSDIDPERTVLRLRFDAGQSKRKRGWFGRRR; this is encoded by the coding sequence ATGCCCGCGCTCGCGATGCTGTTCCGGGACCGGCTCGACGCCGACGTCACTGCCGAAGCGCTCACCGCGCAAATGCGGCTGGACTGGCCGGACGTCGAACTCTCCGGCCTTGCCGTCGATCGGGACGAGTCCGCAGACCGGGACGGGCCGGTGTGTCTCGACCTGGACGGCAGGATGATTGCGCTGCTCACGGTTCCTTCCCCGGTGGGCGACGACGTCGCCGACATCGCCGGGCACAGTCGGCTGTGGCCGAAGGAGGTGCCCGCTCCTACCGACTACACCGCGCACACGATCGTCACCGTGCTCCGTCCGGGAAGCGCCGACGAGGACGCGATCGCGGACGCGGTGTTGTTGTCCCGTGTCGTCGCGTCGCTCGTCGCGCTCAGCGGCACCATCCGCGCCGTGTACTTCGGCAGTGCGAATCACATCATCCTGCCCGCACTGTTCCGTGACCTCGTGAAGGACGTGCTGCCCGAGCCGCCGTTGCTCGCCTGGGTCGCGATCAACGTCGGCCGGCGCCCCGACGGCGTGATGACCGGTCACACACGAGGTCTCGACATGCTCGACCTCCCGGACATCGAGATCCCGGACACCCCCGAGTCCGCCGGCGACACGTTCGACCGTCTCACCGGCATCACCTCGTACCTTCTCGAGGAAGGCCCCGTCATCAACGACGGCGACACGATCGGGAGCACCGAGGTCGCCGAGATCGTCGTCGATCACGCCCCGAGCGACATCGATCCCGAACGCACCGTCCTACGGCTGAGGTTCGATGCCGGGCAGAGCAAGCGCAAGCGGGGTTGGTTCGGACGTCGACGCTGA
- a CDS encoding globin domain-containing protein, with amino-acid sequence MSIVVAPVGISTVAPSVVVGAGDTGTGRASAPNSSLLSPDSLPIIEATLPVVGEHLGEISEVFYRHLFDGVPALESDLFNRSNQANGEQQKALAGSIAAFATLLVTEDAPPVDRVMSRIAAKHASLGISRVHYDLVHRALFRAIGDVLGDAVTPEVAAAWDEVYWLMADSLIAQEAAMYDRAEVAAGRVWHVLTVVGRHEVAPGVWTFTLAGGTGVSMVNYSAGQYISVAMIVGDGARQIRQYTVMSGDEPDTWEITVDPMPGGLVSNKLIAEAGIGYPLVVSIPSGTAYPVRNDNPVVLGSSGVGSSLTVAILQEMIAVRDTRPVYVVHVDKDEQSFAHRNRILGLLEAYPGYSWLETYYVDDAEEAVPLLRDREWDSGAEVYLCGSPRFMRQVRRIAVVKGISPEKVHYEVFAPDSWFGFD; translated from the coding sequence ATGTCTATCGTAGTCGCCCCCGTCGGCATCTCCACTGTCGCGCCCTCCGTCGTCGTGGGCGCCGGCGACACCGGAACCGGGAGGGCGTCCGCACCGAATTCGTCTCTGCTGTCGCCGGACTCGCTTCCGATCATCGAGGCTACGTTGCCGGTGGTGGGGGAGCACCTGGGGGAGATCAGTGAGGTCTTCTACCGTCATCTGTTCGACGGGGTGCCCGCGCTGGAGTCCGACCTGTTCAACAGGTCCAATCAGGCGAACGGCGAGCAGCAGAAGGCCCTGGCCGGTTCGATCGCGGCGTTCGCCACCCTGCTGGTCACCGAGGATGCACCGCCGGTCGACCGGGTGATGTCGCGGATCGCCGCGAAGCATGCGTCCCTGGGTATCTCGCGGGTGCACTACGACCTGGTGCACCGGGCGCTGTTCAGGGCCATCGGCGACGTGCTCGGTGACGCCGTGACCCCGGAGGTCGCGGCTGCCTGGGACGAGGTGTACTGGCTGATGGCCGACTCGCTGATCGCGCAGGAAGCGGCGATGTACGACCGGGCCGAGGTTGCGGCAGGACGCGTGTGGCATGTGCTCACGGTGGTCGGTCGCCATGAGGTCGCGCCGGGAGTGTGGACGTTCACGCTGGCAGGCGGTACGGGTGTTTCGATGGTGAACTATTCTGCTGGACAGTATATTTCGGTCGCAATGATCGTCGGCGACGGCGCTCGGCAGATCCGTCAGTACACGGTGATGTCGGGGGACGAGCCGGACACGTGGGAGATTACCGTCGACCCCATGCCGGGCGGTCTGGTGTCGAACAAGCTGATCGCCGAGGCCGGGATCGGATATCCGCTGGTGGTGTCCATCCCGTCCGGGACCGCGTACCCGGTCCGGAACGACAACCCGGTCGTGCTCGGCTCGTCCGGTGTCGGCTCGTCGCTGACCGTCGCGATCCTGCAGGAGATGATCGCCGTGCGGGACACCCGGCCGGTCTATGTGGTGCACGTCGACAAGGACGAGCAGTCGTTCGCTCATCGGAATCGAATCCTCGGTCTCCTCGAGGCGTATCCCGGCTATTCGTGGCTCGAGACGTACTACGTCGACGACGCGGAGGAGGCGGTGCCACTTCTGCGTGACCGCGAATGGGACAGCGGCGCTGAGGTATACCTGTGCGGATCACCGCGATTCATGCGACAGGTTCGCAGGATCGCTGTCGTCAAAGGTATTTCGCCGGAGAAGGTCCACTACGAGGTGTTCGCGCCGGATTCGTGGTTCGGGTTCGACTGA
- a CDS encoding MurR/RpiR family transcriptional regulator: MSAGSPESESASGTQFPIGTTTATIRAMAAGLAPSERRVADVCVERPREVAWWSAADLAEAASTSTATVVRACQNLGFTGFQHVRMLLLRDLGAETSTTPQDASPPGSIGVLQAIVSEVGSDLSGGLAPLSEKSFDDTVRVLANARRIFVVANGGSAPAAAAFAVRMLVNGRIAEAPTDTVVQLFAARTLTADDVCVAVSDSGMNAYTIDATRAARAAGAYVVGVTGHARSTLVELSDSALVIGNGSGPYAGHGVSATIIQLTFLLGLQVAVSEVDGATTDAATKSLEHFAALMNPPIIENEPTDRI, encoded by the coding sequence ATGAGCGCAGGTTCCCCCGAATCAGAGTCAGCTTCCGGCACGCAGTTTCCGATCGGCACGACGACCGCGACCATCCGGGCGATGGCGGCAGGGCTCGCGCCGAGCGAACGCCGCGTCGCCGACGTGTGCGTGGAGCGGCCGCGCGAGGTGGCGTGGTGGTCCGCGGCGGATCTCGCGGAGGCGGCATCGACGTCGACCGCGACCGTGGTGCGCGCGTGCCAGAATCTCGGTTTCACCGGCTTCCAGCACGTCCGGATGCTGCTGCTGCGCGACCTCGGCGCGGAGACCTCCACGACGCCGCAGGACGCCTCGCCGCCGGGCAGCATCGGCGTGCTGCAGGCGATCGTCTCGGAGGTCGGTTCGGACCTGTCCGGAGGTCTGGCGCCGCTGTCGGAGAAGTCCTTCGACGACACGGTGCGCGTACTCGCGAACGCGCGGCGAATCTTCGTCGTCGCGAACGGCGGCTCGGCACCGGCAGCCGCCGCCTTCGCGGTTCGGATGCTGGTCAACGGCAGGATCGCCGAGGCACCCACCGACACCGTCGTCCAACTGTTCGCGGCGCGGACCCTGACCGCCGACGACGTCTGCGTCGCGGTCAGCGACTCGGGCATGAACGCGTACACGATCGACGCGACGAGGGCCGCCCGCGCGGCCGGCGCGTACGTCGTCGGCGTGACCGGCCATGCCCGGTCCACGTTGGTCGAACTGTCGGACTCCGCGCTGGTGATCGGGAACGGGTCGGGCCCGTACGCCGGGCACGGGGTGTCGGCGACAATCATCCAGCTGACGTTCCTGTTGGGGCTACAGGTCGCGGTGTCCGAGGTCGACGGGGCGACCACCGACGCCGCCACGAAGAGCCTGGAACACTTTGCCGCCCTGATGAATCCGCCGATCATCGAGAACGAGCCGACGGACCGCATCTAG